The Ahaetulla prasina isolate Xishuangbanna chromosome 3, ASM2864084v1, whole genome shotgun sequence genome window below encodes:
- the LOC131195642 gene encoding uncharacterized protein LOC131195642 isoform X5, which translates to MGESSPAAGKKLSARCSGRKATWRPWTRGRYQKRPPRVALSAAAPSEGEKRSQSPNAASAGLQERAPSPPSPVWRELRVGSGGGSGSSPGPRQKRWRLPQPRTRPTRAGSRRLQTSPLSPPTQTPPRQQAEEGKVSRRISRALKHERRDAVRQVLPLQRRIINTSCFLPEIYPRPPLFPSRRAKK; encoded by the exons ATGGGCGAGAGCAGCCCAGCCGCGGGGAAGAAGCTCAGCGCGCGTTGCTCGGGCAGAAAAGCCACCTGGCGTCCATGGACTCGAGGCCGCTACCAAAAGAGGCCGCCGAGGGTCGCTCTTTCGGCCGCTGCTCCCAGCGAGGGAGAAAAGCGATCGCAGAGCCCCAACGCCGCCTCGGCCGGCTTGCAAGAGCGCGCTCCTTCGCCTCCAAGCCCCGTCTGGCGAGAGCTCCGAGTAggcagcggcggcggctccggcagTTCCCCGGGCCCGCGCCAGAAGAGGTGGAGACTCCCCCAGCCGCGCACACGCCCCACGCGCGCGGGGAGCCGCCGTCTCCAAacttctcctctctccccccccacacaaacCCCCCCACGCCAGCAGGCGGAGGAGGGGAAAGTGTCCCGCCGGATTTCCCGCGCGCTCAAACACGAAAGGCGGGATGCGGTCCGCCAGGTCTTG CCTCTACAGAGAAGAATAATAAACACAAGTTGCTTCCTTCCAGAAATATACCCAAGACCACCCCTGTTTCCTTCCAGGAGGGCAAAGAAATGA
- the LOC131195642 gene encoding uncharacterized protein LOC131195642 isoform X7, whose translation MGESSPAAGKKLSARCSGRKATWRPWTRGRYQKRPPRVALSAAAPSEGEKRSQSPNAASAGLQERAPSPPSPVWRELRVGSGGGSGSSPGPRQKRWRLPQPRTRPTRAGSRRLQTSPLSPPTQTPPRQQAEEGKVSRRISRALKHERRDAVRQVLFQKHQLSCEDGPMSWV comes from the exons ATGGGCGAGAGCAGCCCAGCCGCGGGGAAGAAGCTCAGCGCGCGTTGCTCGGGCAGAAAAGCCACCTGGCGTCCATGGACTCGAGGCCGCTACCAAAAGAGGCCGCCGAGGGTCGCTCTTTCGGCCGCTGCTCCCAGCGAGGGAGAAAAGCGATCGCAGAGCCCCAACGCCGCCTCGGCCGGCTTGCAAGAGCGCGCTCCTTCGCCTCCAAGCCCCGTCTGGCGAGAGCTCCGAGTAggcagcggcggcggctccggcagTTCCCCGGGCCCGCGCCAGAAGAGGTGGAGACTCCCCCAGCCGCGCACACGCCCCACGCGCGCGGGGAGCCGCCGTCTCCAAacttctcctctctccccccccacacaaacCCCCCCACGCCAGCAGGCGGAGGAGGGGAAAGTGTCCCGCCGGATTTCCCGCGCGCTCAAACACGAAAGGCGGGATGCGGTCCGCCAGGTCTTG TTCCAGAAACACCAACTTAGCTGTGAAGATGGGCCAATGTCTTGGGTATGA
- the LOC131195642 gene encoding serine/arginine repetitive matrix protein 2-like isoform X1 — MGESSPAAGKKLSARCSGRKATWRPWTRGRYQKRPPRVALSAAAPSEGEKRSQSPNAASAGLQERAPSPPSPVWRELRVGSGGGSGSSPGPRQKRWRLPQPRTRPTRAGSRRLQTSPLSPPTQTPPRQQAEEGKVSRRISRALKHERRDAVRQVLPGSAYLLPNTEECMPPGPSSGSMPRQAAEEGAPPGPSPGSMPKQAAEEGASPGPSPGFMPRQTEQLDPSPSSTACELEESLLPTADWSDPRIRRLDRRRQQKEGRGRP; from the exons ATGGGCGAGAGCAGCCCAGCCGCGGGGAAGAAGCTCAGCGCGCGTTGCTCGGGCAGAAAAGCCACCTGGCGTCCATGGACTCGAGGCCGCTACCAAAAGAGGCCGCCGAGGGTCGCTCTTTCGGCCGCTGCTCCCAGCGAGGGAGAAAAGCGATCGCAGAGCCCCAACGCCGCCTCGGCCGGCTTGCAAGAGCGCGCTCCTTCGCCTCCAAGCCCCGTCTGGCGAGAGCTCCGAGTAggcagcggcggcggctccggcagTTCCCCGGGCCCGCGCCAGAAGAGGTGGAGACTCCCCCAGCCGCGCACACGCCCCACGCGCGCGGGGAGCCGCCGTCTCCAAacttctcctctctccccccccacacaaacCCCCCCACGCCAGCAGGCGGAGGAGGGGAAAGTGTCCCGCCGGATTTCCCGCGCGCTCAAACACGAAAGGCGGGATGCGGTCCGCCAGGTCTTG ccggggtctgcttatctgctcccgaacacggaggaatgtatgcctcccggccccagttctggctccatgcccagacaagctgcagaggagggggcacctcccggtcccagccctggctccatgcccaagcaggctgcagaagagggagcatcccccggccccagccctggcttcatgcccaggcaaacggagcagctagacccctccccctcctccacagcatgtgagcttgaggaaagtttacttccaacagctgattggagtgaccctcgcatcagaagattggataggcggaggcaacagaaggaagggaggggcaggccttaa
- the LOC131195642 gene encoding uncharacterized protein LOC131195642 isoform X8, with protein MGESSPAAGKKLSARCSGRKATWRPWTRGRYQKRPPRVALSAAAPSEGEKRSQSPNAASAGLQERAPSPPSPVWRELRVGSGGGSGSSPGPRQKRWRLPQPRTRPTRAGSRRLQTSPLSPPTQTPPRQQAEEGKVSRRISRALKHERRDAVRQVLI; from the exons ATGGGCGAGAGCAGCCCAGCCGCGGGGAAGAAGCTCAGCGCGCGTTGCTCGGGCAGAAAAGCCACCTGGCGTCCATGGACTCGAGGCCGCTACCAAAAGAGGCCGCCGAGGGTCGCTCTTTCGGCCGCTGCTCCCAGCGAGGGAGAAAAGCGATCGCAGAGCCCCAACGCCGCCTCGGCCGGCTTGCAAGAGCGCGCTCCTTCGCCTCCAAGCCCCGTCTGGCGAGAGCTCCGAGTAggcagcggcggcggctccggcagTTCCCCGGGCCCGCGCCAGAAGAGGTGGAGACTCCCCCAGCCGCGCACACGCCCCACGCGCGCGGGGAGCCGCCGTCTCCAAacttctcctctctccccccccacacaaacCCCCCCACGCCAGCAGGCGGAGGAGGGGAAAGTGTCCCGCCGGATTTCCCGCGCGCTCAAACACGAAAGGCGGGATGCGGTCCGCCAGGTCTTG ATCTGA